The bacterium genomic sequence ATTCTAATTCTTCTTTAATCCTTAGATAAACAGCATAAAGATTTTTTTCAGAATCTTCTACAAATAATTCCTTTCTGACTTCTGATTTGTGAGTTTTGATTTCTGTTTTCACGATATTCATTGCCCGTTTAAAGGCAATAATTAGTGGTTCAAAGTCAGCGGTTTTAGAAAATTTTGATAAAGCATCAGCCCTCTGGAGCACATCCAGAATATCATCTACACCTACGGATAATAAGCCTTGAGCTTGACTTGAAGTTACTATCCCTGGTTGTGAAAACATACCATTTATCAATATATTTTGCAATCTCTGGGTTAAAAAGGTTAACACCTCAATCGCTACCTTTTCTTTATCTCTTTTTATCTTACCCTCTAATAAAATCAAGGCATAGTCAATTAATTCCTGTAAAGATAAGGGAGGAATAGATGGGGTTGCGGGAATTTTAAAAAACTCAGCCGCTAAAATATTAATTATTCCCTGTGCCTGCCTTCTAAGTGCATACGGGTCTTCAGAACCACTCGGGATTAATCCAACACTAAAACAACCCACGATTGAATCTATTTTATCAGCAAGGCTCACGATGCTTCCAGTTAGGGTTTGTGGTAAAACCCCATCCGCCGAACTCGGTAAATAATGTTCCCAGATTGCTCTGGCAACATCTTTATCTTCACCCGAACTCAGGGCATAGTAATAGCCCATTATTCCTTGAAGTTTCGGAAACTCGCCAACCATTTCTGTGGATAAATCTGTCTTTGACAGTAATGCCGCTCGACTTGCCTTTGCGGTAATCTCTGGGGCTATTTTTTTCGAGATAAACCCGGCTAATTTTACAATTCTAAGTGTTTTCTCATAAACCGTGCCCAAATCCTCCTGCCAGACCCTTTCTTTTTCCTCCTCTACCCGTGATTCTAACGAAATCTTTTTATCTTGACTAAAAAAGAAAAAGGCATCGGATAGTCTTGCCGAAAGCACCCGCTCATTCCCTGCACGAATAATATTGAGCGTATCCTTAGTCACCTTTTCAGGATTAGTATTGGCGATGACTAAGAAATTTGGCAAAAAGTTATTTTCTTTATCGACAAGATGAAAATACCGTTGATGTTCGCGCATTGCCGAAACTAATACCTCTGGTGGTAATTTTAAGGATTCTTTTGCAAAGTTTCCCACAACCACCGTTGGATATTCTACTAAATAGAGAACCTCATCTAATAATTCATCAAGTTGCGGGGCAAGGCAATTATTATCTTCACAATATGCCTTTATCTCATTGAGAATCATTGTTCGCCTTTTCGCCTGGTTCACGATGACAAAATTTTCCTTGAGTTTATCTTCATATTCAGCCGGCTGATTAATTTTAATCACCCGGTTCGATAAAAATCGATGTCCATAAGAAATATTATCTGATTTCATACCGCTGAGTTCGAATTTTAGTTTCTCTTCACCCAAAAGGGCTAATATCCAGCGGACAGGTCGGGCAAAATAGAAATTTTTATCCTGCCAATACATCGATTTTGGGAAGGAGATAGATTTAATGACTTCCAGGAGGATTTTAGTTAAAACCTCTTTAGTTTCCTTGCCTGGCATTGTTTTATGTGCCAGGATATAGATACCTTTTGGTGTTTCTTTAAATTTTAATTCTTCTACGGCGATTCCTTGACTTCTGGCAAAGCCTATCGCGGCTTGAGTAGGTTTTCCGTCGGTGTTAAAAGCCGCATTCTTAGGCGGACCAATTGTTTCTGAAACTAAATCCTTTTGTCTTGAGGCG encodes the following:
- the glyS gene encoding glycine--tRNA ligase subunit beta, producing MNKDLLLEIGTEEIPARYIPPALEQLKNLTNTAFQEERIEQKGIFSYGTPRRLVLYVQEVASRQKDLVSETIGPPKNAAFNTDGKPTQAAIGFARSQGIAVEELKFKETPKGIYILAHKTMPGKETKEVLTKILLEVIKSISFPKSMYWQDKNFYFARPVRWILALLGEEKLKFELSGMKSDNISYGHRFLSNRVIKINQPAEYEDKLKENFVIVNQAKRRTMILNEIKAYCEDNNCLAPQLDELLDEVLYLVEYPTVVVGNFAKESLKLPPEVLVSAMREHQRYFHLVDKENNFLPNFLVIANTNPEKVTKDTLNIIRAGNERVLSARLSDAFFFFSQDKKISLESRVEEEKERVWQEDLGTVYEKTLRIVKLAGFISKKIAPEITAKASRAALLSKTDLSTEMVGEFPKLQGIMGYYYALSSGEDKDVARAIWEHYLPSSADGVLPQTLTGSIVSLADKIDSIVGCFSVGLIPSGSEDPYALRRQAQGIINILAAEFFKIPATPSIPPLSLQELIDYALILLEGKIKRDKEKVAIEVLTFLTQRLQNILINGMFSQPGIVTSSQAQGLLSVGVDDILDVLQRADALSKFSKTADFEPLIIAFKRAMNIVKTEIKTHKSEVRKELFVEDSEKNLYAVYLRIKEELESYLIKKDYSNYLWTLAQLRQPIDNFFDEVMVMVEDKELRKNRLALLAMIAGLFLKIANFSEIEK